The following proteins are encoded in a genomic region of Vibrio tasmaniensis:
- the dnaA gene encoding chromosomal replication initiator protein DnaA, whose protein sequence is MSSSLWLQCLQQLQEELPATEFSMWVRPLQAELNGNTLTLFAPNRFVLDWVRDKYLNSINRLLQEYCGNDIPHLHFEIGNKRVTAPKSETIAPARTRTAADVAAESSAPAQLQARKPVHNIWRDEEPVAVDLNHRSNVNPKHKFNNFVEGKSNQLGLAAARQVSDNPGTAYNPLFLYGGTGLGKTHLLHAVGNAIVDNKPNAKVVYMHSERFVQDMVKALQNNAIEEFKRYYRSVDALLIDDIQFFANKERSQEEFFHTFNALLEGNQQIILTSDRYPKEINGVEDRLKSRFGWGLTVAIEPPELETRVAILMKKAEDHQIHLADEVAFFIAKRLRSNVRELEGALNRVIANANFTGRPITIDFVREALRDLLALQEKLVTIDNIQKTVAEYYKIKVADLLSKRRSRSVARPRQLAMALAKELTNHSLPEIGDAFGGRDHTTVLHACRKIAQLREESHDIKEDYSNLIRTLSS, encoded by the coding sequence GTGTCATCTTCGCTTTGGTTGCAATGCTTGCAACAGCTTCAAGAAGAGTTACCAGCTACAGAATTCAGTATGTGGGTACGTCCGTTACAAGCGGAGCTCAATGGTAATACTCTAACTCTATTTGCACCAAACCGATTTGTACTCGATTGGGTGCGCGATAAGTACCTAAATAGCATTAACCGTTTGCTACAAGAATATTGTGGTAATGATATCCCGCATCTTCATTTTGAAATTGGGAACAAACGAGTTACTGCTCCAAAATCTGAGACTATCGCCCCAGCTCGCACCCGTACAGCCGCTGATGTGGCCGCTGAATCGTCAGCACCTGCGCAGTTACAAGCTCGTAAGCCTGTTCACAATATCTGGCGTGATGAAGAGCCTGTAGCGGTTGATCTTAACCACCGTTCAAACGTAAACCCAAAACATAAGTTCAATAACTTTGTTGAGGGTAAATCAAACCAATTGGGTTTGGCGGCGGCACGTCAGGTTTCTGATAATCCAGGAACAGCCTATAACCCGTTGTTTTTATACGGTGGCACCGGTTTAGGTAAGACACACTTGTTGCATGCGGTGGGTAATGCCATTGTTGACAACAAACCGAATGCGAAAGTGGTTTACATGCATTCTGAGCGCTTTGTTCAGGATATGGTGAAGGCGCTACAAAATAACGCGATTGAAGAATTTAAGCGCTACTACCGTAGTGTTGATGCTTTGCTTATCGATGATATCCAATTTTTCGCGAATAAAGAGCGCTCTCAAGAAGAGTTCTTCCATACCTTTAATGCGCTGCTTGAAGGCAACCAACAGATCATCCTAACCTCTGACCGTTATCCAAAAGAGATCAACGGGGTAGAGGATCGTCTTAAATCTCGCTTCGGCTGGGGTTTGACGGTAGCGATTGAGCCACCAGAGCTTGAGACTCGTGTTGCGATCTTAATGAAGAAAGCCGAAGACCACCAAATTCACCTTGCGGATGAAGTGGCATTCTTTATTGCTAAGCGTTTACGCTCTAACGTTCGTGAGCTAGAAGGCGCATTGAACCGCGTTATTGCGAATGCAAACTTCACTGGCCGTCCGATCACGATCGATTTCGTGCGTGAAGCACTGCGTGACTTACTTGCCCTGCAAGAAAAACTAGTCACCATTGATAACATTCAAAAGACAGTCGCTGAATACTACAAAATCAAAGTTGCTGATCTATTATCTAAACGTCGTTCTCGTTCTGTTGCTCGTCCACGCCAACTGGCGATGGCACTGGCTAAAGAGTTAACCAACCACAGCTTGCCTGAGATTGGCGATGCATTCGGTGGCCGTGATCACACGACCGTACTGCATGCTTGTCGTAAGATTGCTCAGTTGCGTGAAGAGAGCCACGACATTAAAGAAGATTATTCGAACTTGATTCGTACCCTTTCTTCTTAA